The proteins below come from a single Streptococcus porcinus genomic window:
- a CDS encoding TIGR01212 family radical SAM protein (This family includes YhcC from E. coli K-12, an uncharacterized radical SAM protein.) has translation MKKRYQTLNDYYRKLFGEKIFKVPIDAGFDCPNRDGTVSHGGCTFCTVSGSGDAIVAPDAPIREQFYKEIDFMHRKWPEVSHYLVYFQNFTNTHASLEVIKERYEQAIFEPGVVGINIGTRPDCLPDEVISYLAELAEKMHVTVELGLQTTYEETSRLINRAHSYELYQETVKRLRRYPKIEVVAHLINGLPGETHEMMLENVRRCVTDNDIQGIKLHLLHLMTNTRMQRDYHEGRLQLLSQKDYVNIICDQLEIIPKDIIIHRITGDAPREMLIGPMWSLNKWEVLNAIDKEMEARDVYQGCRLI, from the coding sequence ATGAAAAAACGTTACCAAACACTGAATGACTATTATCGTAAACTATTTGGTGAAAAAATATTTAAAGTTCCTATTGACGCAGGTTTTGATTGTCCAAATCGTGATGGAACAGTATCACACGGAGGCTGTACCTTCTGTACGGTTTCGGGTTCAGGAGATGCTATTGTAGCGCCTGATGCTCCTATTAGAGAGCAATTTTACAAAGAAATCGACTTTATGCATAGAAAATGGCCAGAGGTTAGCCATTATTTGGTTTATTTCCAAAATTTCACAAATACCCATGCTTCTCTAGAAGTCATTAAAGAACGTTATGAACAAGCTATTTTTGAGCCTGGTGTGGTTGGTATCAATATTGGTACCAGACCAGATTGTTTGCCTGATGAGGTTATTTCTTACTTAGCAGAGCTGGCAGAAAAAATGCATGTTACCGTAGAGCTTGGGTTGCAGACAACTTATGAAGAAACATCACGGCTGATTAATCGTGCTCATTCTTATGAATTGTATCAGGAAACTGTAAAGCGTCTTCGGAGATACCCTAAGATTGAAGTGGTTGCTCATCTTATCAATGGCTTACCGGGAGAAACACACGAGATGATGCTTGAAAATGTAAGGAGGTGTGTCACAGATAATGATATTCAAGGTATTAAACTTCATCTTTTACATTTGATGACAAATACGCGTATGCAACGCGACTACCATGAAGGACGTTTGCAATTACTGAGCCAAAAAGATTATGTTAACATTATTTGTGACCAGCTAGAAATTATTCCCAAAGATATCATCATTCATCGGATTACAGGTGATGCCCCACGGGAGATGCTAATAGGCCCTATGTGGAGCCTAAATAAGTGGGAAGTATTAAATGCCATAGATAAAGAAAT
- a CDS encoding phosphatase PAP2 family protein: protein MKTKQTYLLRSSFAFLIFVMLGYTVQFYPYSLVVFDDRVQNAIRGSLPAQLTSFFRAITYMGNVSTQVVVVAVLVIFFLIKKWKAEALFQLTNGILAGLLVTGFKFVYQRARPSLEHIVYAGGYSFPSGHAMGSMMIYGALMVILLGRTQKKGTKILVTIAFTTVILLIGLSRIYLGVHYPTDVIGGFVLGYGILNLLYLYYKEKRFEWRFQSKQK, encoded by the coding sequence ATGAAAACTAAACAAACTTATCTATTAAGGTCATCATTTGCATTTTTAATTTTTGTCATGCTGGGCTATACTGTCCAGTTTTATCCGTATTCACTTGTGGTATTTGACGATAGGGTTCAAAATGCTATTAGAGGCTCACTACCCGCTCAACTAACAAGCTTCTTTAGAGCTATCACCTATATGGGGAATGTCTCCACTCAAGTCGTTGTCGTTGCGGTATTAGTAATTTTTTTCTTGATAAAAAAATGGAAGGCTGAGGCTTTATTTCAACTAACGAATGGCATTTTAGCAGGACTGTTAGTCACAGGTTTTAAATTTGTATACCAACGGGCACGCCCTAGTTTAGAGCATATCGTTTATGCAGGTGGCTATTCCTTTCCTAGTGGACATGCTATGGGCTCCATGATGATATATGGTGCTTTGATGGTGATTTTGCTGGGACGTACTCAGAAGAAAGGCACAAAAATACTAGTCACGATTGCTTTCACGACAGTTATTTTGTTGATTGGTTTGTCTCGTATCTATCTGGGCGTTCACTACCCTACAGATGTTATTGGCGGTTTTGTTCTGGGCTATGGTATTTTGAATCTATTATACCTTTATTATAAAGAAAAGCGTTTTGAATGGCGGTTTCAATCAAAACAAAAATAA
- a CDS encoding ECF transporter S component → MSKTHRLVMIAILSTISFLLMFVSFAIIPAANFLKIEFSIIPIMLALVLLDLKSAYTVLLLRSLLKLILNNSGANDFIGLPMNILALGLFVTAFAMFWNPKKTRKQFIGATLIGTVMLTLVMLLLNYFYAIPLYAKFANFDIGTFIGVVKYLVTMVLPFNLAEGVIFAISFYFVYIASKPVLERYINLPYEN, encoded by the coding sequence ATGTCAAAAACACATCGGCTTGTAATGATTGCGATCTTGTCAACCATTTCTTTCTTATTAATGTTTGTCAGCTTTGCAATTATTCCGGCGGCTAATTTTTTAAAAATCGAATTTTCGATTATACCTATTATGTTAGCCTTAGTTCTGCTAGATCTTAAAAGCGCTTATACTGTCTTATTATTACGCAGTTTGCTGAAATTGATTCTTAACAATAGCGGAGCCAATGATTTTATTGGCTTACCAATGAATATTTTGGCCTTAGGCTTATTCGTAACGGCATTTGCTATGTTTTGGAATCCAAAGAAGACACGTAAACAATTTATAGGAGCTACTTTAATTGGGACAGTTATGTTAACGCTTGTAATGCTGTTGTTAAACTATTTTTATGCCATTCCTTTATATGCAAAGTTTGCTAATTTTGATATAGGTACCTTTATCGGTGTGGTCAAGTACCTAGTTACAATGGTATTACCATTCAATTTGGCAGAGGGGGTAATATTTGCAATTTCATTTTATTTTGTTTATATTGCTAGTAAACCAGTTTTAGAAAGATACATCAATTTACCATATGAAAACTAA